In one window of Desulfarculaceae bacterium DNA:
- a CDS encoding CvpA family protein — protein MDNAPNLLDLGFLIILVFFFVKALMRGLVRELAGLVGAVIAVVVSAMFYQELGATLEQLSKVQATWWPAVAFALILLLVFAVFLWMGALIRRLLMGGGLSGLDRLLGGLVGLVKGVLVCYLLINLLLLANPFSTMAPLRTSVIAPYLVAGGRYMMDLVPADLTRRLQEKAGLVKPEPGQKQAPEKTKQ, from the coding sequence ATGGATAACGCGCCAAACCTACTGGACCTCGGTTTCCTGATCATCCTGGTCTTCTTCTTCGTGAAGGCCTTGATGCGCGGCTTGGTGCGCGAGCTGGCCGGCCTGGTGGGCGCGGTCATCGCGGTGGTGGTCAGCGCCATGTTCTATCAGGAGCTGGGCGCCACCCTGGAGCAGCTGAGCAAGGTGCAGGCCACCTGGTGGCCGGCGGTGGCCTTTGCCCTGATTTTGCTGCTGGTGTTCGCGGTGTTCCTGTGGATGGGCGCCCTGATCCGCCGTCTGCTCATGGGCGGGGGGCTCTCGGGCCTGGACCGCCTTTTGGGCGGCCTGGTGGGCCTGGTCAAGGGCGTCTTGGTCTGCTACCTGCTGATCAACCTCCTCCTGTTGGCCAACCCCTTCTCCACCATGGCCCCCTTGCGCACCTCGGTTATCGCGCCCTATCTGGTGGCCGGGGGCCGCTACATGATGGACCTGGTGCCCGCCGACCTCACCCGCCGTTTGCAGGAAAAGGCCGGCCTGGTGAAGCCCGAGCCCGGCCAGAAGCAAGCCCCGGAAAAAACCAAGCAATGA
- a CDS encoding secondary thiamine-phosphate synthase enzyme YjbQ, whose amino-acid sequence MKIYRQTISLTGTAGTDVHEVTGEVARVVAASGIGEGTVLVFTPGSTAAVTTIEHESGCLSDLKRLLDQLAPPDGEYAHNLRWGDGNGYSHLRAALLGPSLTVPVMGGGLGLGTWQRIVVLDFDNRPRDRRVVISVQGE is encoded by the coding sequence ATGAAAATATACAGGCAAACCATCTCGCTGACCGGGACGGCGGGCACCGACGTTCACGAGGTCACCGGCGAGGTGGCCCGCGTGGTGGCCGCCTCGGGGATCGGCGAGGGCACGGTGCTGGTCTTCACCCCCGGCTCCACTGCGGCGGTGACCACCATCGAGCACGAGTCCGGCTGCCTGAGCGACCTCAAGCGCCTGCTGGACCAGTTGGCCCCGCCCGACGGCGAATACGCCCACAACCTGCGCTGGGGCGACGGCAACGGCTACAGCCATCTGCGCGCCGCCCTGCTGGGGCCATCCCTCACCGTGCCGGTCATGGGCGGCGGGCTGGGGCTGGGCACCTGGCAACGGATAGTTGTCCTGGATTTCGACAACCGCCCCCGCGACCGGCGGGTGGTCATAAGCGTGCAAGGCGAGTAA
- a CDS encoding PhoH family protein gives MDPESQKNLSFGDHDALRTLLGARDAHLRLLATAAGVKARARGNEISLSGQAEAVELAALVLEQLYGLIQQGYPVYEMDVDFAYRILAGDPKAQLKEIFLDQVYLTGKNRIISPKTLNQKAYLEAIRSKDIVFGIGPAGTGKTYLAMAMAVDALLKGLVDRIVLARPAVEAGEKLGFLPGDLADKVNPYLRPLYDALHDMMEFDKANRLMSKGVIEVAPLAFMRGRTLNSAFVVLDEAQNSTSEQMKMFLTRLGFDSKAVITGDVTQVDLPGGVVSGLVRARQILQGIQGIGFVDFDEADVVRHHLVRQIIKAYDAVGNGS, from the coding sequence ATGGACCCCGAGAGCCAAAAGAATCTCAGCTTCGGCGATCACGACGCGCTGCGCACCCTTCTGGGCGCACGCGACGCCCATCTGCGCCTGCTGGCCACGGCGGCCGGGGTGAAGGCCCGCGCCCGGGGCAACGAGATAAGCCTCTCGGGCCAGGCCGAGGCGGTGGAGCTGGCCGCCCTGGTGCTGGAGCAGCTCTACGGCCTTATCCAGCAGGGCTACCCGGTCTACGAGATGGACGTGGACTTCGCCTACCGCATCCTGGCAGGCGACCCCAAGGCCCAGCTCAAGGAGATCTTCCTGGATCAGGTCTACCTCACGGGCAAGAACCGCATCATCAGCCCCAAGACCCTGAACCAGAAGGCCTACCTGGAGGCGATCCGCTCCAAGGACATCGTGTTCGGCATCGGCCCGGCGGGCACCGGCAAGACCTACCTGGCCATGGCCATGGCCGTGGACGCCCTGCTCAAGGGCCTGGTGGACCGCATCGTGCTGGCCCGGCCCGCGGTGGAGGCCGGCGAGAAGCTGGGCTTTTTGCCCGGCGATTTGGCCGACAAGGTGAATCCTTACCTGCGCCCGCTCTACGACGCCCTGCACGACATGATGGAGTTCGACAAGGCCAACCGCCTCATGTCCAAGGGGGTCATCGAAGTGGCCCCCCTGGCCTTCATGCGCGGCCGCACCTTGAACAGCGCCTTCGTGGTGCTGGACGAGGCCCAGAACTCCACCTCCGAGCAGATGAAGATGTTTCTCACCCGCCTGGGCTTCGACTCCAAGGCGGTGATCACCGGCGACGTGACCCAGGTGGACCTGCCCGGCGGGGTGGTCTCCGGCCTGGTGCGCGCCCGCCAGATACTCCAGGGCATCCAGGGCATCGGCTTCGTGGACTTCGACGAGGCCGACGTGGTGCGCCACCACCTGGTCAGGCAGATCATCAAGGCCTACGACGCGGTGGGCAACGGGAGCTGA
- the ybeY gene encoding rRNA maturation RNase YbeY, producing MAVLIDIDEGLPIDEAALSARVERVLSALELKPTAELSLVICGDEEIAAINEQWLGRVGPTNVISFAQGEGEGAELTPELLGDVVVSAPYAAREAAENGLDPDEHLIRLIIHGILHLLGHEHEQGGEPARLMEEKTEELLTASAV from the coding sequence ATGGCGGTGCTTATCGATATCGACGAGGGCCTGCCTATCGACGAGGCGGCCCTGAGCGCCCGGGTGGAGCGGGTCTTGTCTGCTTTGGAGCTGAAGCCCACGGCTGAGCTTTCCCTGGTCATCTGCGGCGACGAGGAAATCGCGGCGATCAATGAGCAGTGGCTGGGGCGGGTGGGGCCCACCAACGTGATCTCCTTTGCCCAGGGCGAAGGGGAGGGCGCCGAGCTGACCCCGGAGCTGTTGGGTGACGTGGTGGTGAGCGCCCCTTATGCCGCCCGCGAGGCGGCCGAGAACGGCCTGGACCCGGACGAGCACTTGATCCGCCTGATAATTCACGGCATATTGCATTTATTGGGACATGAGCACGAGCAGGGCGGCGAGCCCGCCCGCCTGATGGAAGAAAAAACCGAGGAGCTGCTCACGGCCAGCGCGGTCTAG
- a CDS encoding pyridoxine 5'-phosphate synthase — MARLSVNVDHVATLRQARGIDEPDPVWAAILAEKAGADGIIVHLREDRRHIQDRDLEVMRQVVKGTLNMEMAATEEMVDIAGRVGPDMCTLVPEKRQELTTEGGLDVAGNLENIRAAVSALRQSGIVVSLFIDPTSEQIKAAHQVEAQVVELHTGTYCNATDEESRLKLLGQLEDSARLASRLGLKVAAGHGLNLRNVHPLLAMPEIEEYSIGHSIIARAVFVGLEQAVGEMLALVRTAAKLRSPEPPSRRL; from the coding sequence ATGGCTCGCTTAAGCGTAAATGTTGATCACGTGGCCACCCTGCGCCAAGCCCGGGGCATCGACGAGCCCGACCCGGTGTGGGCGGCCATCCTGGCCGAAAAGGCCGGGGCCGACGGCATCATCGTGCACCTTCGGGAGGACCGCCGCCACATCCAGGACCGCGACTTGGAGGTGATGCGCCAGGTGGTCAAGGGCACCCTCAACATGGAGATGGCCGCCACCGAGGAGATGGTGGACATCGCCGGGCGGGTGGGGCCGGACATGTGCACCCTGGTGCCCGAGAAGCGCCAGGAGCTGACCACCGAGGGCGGCCTGGACGTGGCCGGCAACCTGGAGAACATCCGGGCGGCGGTGAGCGCGCTCCGGCAATCCGGCATCGTGGTGAGCCTGTTCATCGACCCCACCAGCGAGCAGATCAAGGCGGCCCACCAGGTGGAGGCCCAGGTGGTGGAGCTGCACACCGGCACCTATTGCAACGCCACGGACGAGGAGAGCCGCCTCAAGCTGTTGGGTCAGTTGGAAGACTCGGCCCGCCTGGCCTCGCGCCTGGGGCTCAAAGTGGCCGCGGGCCACGGCCTGAATCTGCGCAACGTGCATCCTCTCTTGGCCATGCCCGAGATCGAGGAGTACTCCATCGGCCACTCCATCATCGCCCGCGCGGTGTTCGTGGGCCTGGAGCAGGCGGTGGGCGAGATGCTGGCCCTGGTGCGCACGGCGGCCAAGCTGCGCTCGCCCGAGCCTCCCTCGCGGCGGCTGTAG
- the acpS gene encoding holo-ACP synthase, with translation MIYGLGLDLAKVERIGRALERHGERFLARCFTAYEQKLCLSRPGKASALALRFAAKEAFSKAAGLGMNGLGKRGLGWTDIEVVHDPRGKPELVLHGRAKAWAEETGISNSFVSLTDEGDYAAAVVVLEKS, from the coding sequence GTGATCTACGGCCTGGGGCTGGACCTGGCCAAGGTGGAGCGCATCGGCCGGGCCCTGGAGCGCCATGGCGAGCGCTTTTTGGCCCGCTGCTTCACGGCCTATGAGCAGAAGCTCTGCCTGAGCCGCCCGGGCAAGGCTTCGGCCCTGGCCCTGCGCTTCGCGGCCAAGGAGGCCTTTTCCAAGGCCGCCGGCCTGGGCATGAATGGTCTGGGCAAACGGGGTCTGGGCTGGACCGACATCGAGGTGGTCCACGACCCACGGGGCAAGCCCGAGCTGGTCTTGCACGGCCGGGCCAAGGCCTGGGCCGAGGAGACCGGCATAAGCAACAGTTTCGTTAGCCTCACCGACGAGGGCGACTATGCCGCGGCGGTGGTGGTGTTGGAGAAGTCATGA